One stretch of Callospermophilus lateralis isolate mCalLat2 chromosome 11, mCalLat2.hap1, whole genome shotgun sequence DNA includes these proteins:
- the Cd300lg gene encoding CMRF35-like molecule 9 isoform X5 — MRPVVLLWSCLMLPDPQVPAPSLDSLIPVVSEPQTRSLSMGQEGFEALKGPKDISGFEGDTVSLKCTYGKEERESKKYWCKQIGFLVSRCSSTIYSGEDGQEITQGRVSICDNPQELAFTVTLRDLTLQDAGKYWCGADKLGFDETFLVSLTVFPGSSRPPMPLDSTLAEDTSPVPISHSSRSRVSIPMVRILAPVLVLLSLLLAAGLIASGSLLLRWRKKAQLALETQKNEKVHLPTLPLGNSWVLEEAVINLSGPTEPLTSLESSASPYKETLCLNQTTEELEAPSLDPMESTVPEPLPLMSEEELGFSKFISV; from the exons ATGCGACCTGTGGTCCTGCTGTGGAGCTGCCTTATGCTCCCAG ATCCGCAGGTACCAGCTCCAAGTCTGGATTCCCTCATTCCTGTGGTCAGTGAGCCACAGACCAGATCGCTCTCCATGGGACAGGAAG GTTTTGAAGCCCTGAAAGGTCCAAAGGACATCAGCGGATTTGAAGGTGACACTGTGTCCCTGAAGTGCACGTACGGGAAAGAAGAGAGGGAGAGCAAGAAGTACTGGTGCAAGCAGATCGGGTTCCTGGTCTCCCGTTGCTCCAGCACCATCTACTCAGGAGAAGACGGCCAAGAGATAACACAGGGCAGAGTGTCCATCTGTGACAACCCCCAAGAGCTGGCATTCACTGTGACCCTGAGGGATCTCACCCTGCAGGATGCCGGGAAGTACTGGTGTGGGGCCGATAAACTGGGCTTtgatgagactttcctggtctctCTGACCGTCTTTCCAG GGAGCTCCCGCCCACCCATGCCGCTGGACTCCACCCTGGCAGAGGACACCAGTCCTGTCCCCATCAGCCACAGCTCCAGGTCCAG GGTGTCCATCCCAATGGTCCGAATATTGGCCCCGGTTCTGGTGCTCTTGTCCCTTCTGCTGGCTGCAGGCCTGATTGCCTCTGGGAGCCTCTTACTCCGGTGGAGAAAGAAAG CTCAGCTGGCCCTGGAGACCCAAAAGAATGAGAAGGTCCATCTCCCAACCCTG CCCCTGGGGAACAGCTGGGTCCTTGAAGAAGCTGTGATCAACCTGTCAGGACCCACTGAGCCTCTCACCAGCCTCGAATCCTCTGCCAGCCCCTACaaggagaccctgtgcctaaaccAG ACTACAGAGGAACTGGAAGCCCCTTCCCTGGACCCCATGGAAAGCACAGTCCCAGAGCCTCTGCCCCTGATGTCTgaggaggagctgggtttctccAAGTTCATCTCAGTGTAA
- the Cd300lg gene encoding CMRF35-like molecule 9 isoform X3, translating into MRPVVLLWSCLMLPDPQVPAPSLDSLIPVVSEPQTRSLSMGQEGFEALKGPKDISGFEGDTVSLKCTYGKEERESKKYWCKQIGFLVSRCSSTIYSGEDGQEITQGRVSICDNPQELAFTVTLRDLTLQDAGKYWCGADKLGFDETFLVSLTVFPAPPDLHLAVTTAKQGKTGTEASSVTGTVPFQHAGTTTHTGTSPYAGTSAHTATSPHAGSSRPPMPLDSTLAEDTSPVPISHSSRSRVSIPMVRILAPVLVLLSLLLAAGLIASGSLLLRWRKKAQLALETQKNEKVHLPTLPLGNSWVLEEAVINLSGPTEPLTSLESSASPYKETLCLNQTTEELEAPSLDPMESTVPEPLPLMSEEELGFSKFISV; encoded by the exons ATGCGACCTGTGGTCCTGCTGTGGAGCTGCCTTATGCTCCCAG ATCCGCAGGTACCAGCTCCAAGTCTGGATTCCCTCATTCCTGTGGTCAGTGAGCCACAGACCAGATCGCTCTCCATGGGACAGGAAG GTTTTGAAGCCCTGAAAGGTCCAAAGGACATCAGCGGATTTGAAGGTGACACTGTGTCCCTGAAGTGCACGTACGGGAAAGAAGAGAGGGAGAGCAAGAAGTACTGGTGCAAGCAGATCGGGTTCCTGGTCTCCCGTTGCTCCAGCACCATCTACTCAGGAGAAGACGGCCAAGAGATAACACAGGGCAGAGTGTCCATCTGTGACAACCCCCAAGAGCTGGCATTCACTGTGACCCTGAGGGATCTCACCCTGCAGGATGCCGGGAAGTACTGGTGTGGGGCCGATAAACTGGGCTTtgatgagactttcctggtctctCTGACCGTCTTTCCAG CTCCTCCTGATCTCCACCTGGCAGTCACCACAGCCAAGCAGGGGAAGACAGGGACTGAGGCCTCTTCCGTCACAGGGACAGTCCCGTTCCAGCATGCAGGAACGACCACACACACAGGAACCTCTCCGTATGCAGGAACCTCTGCTCACACAGCGACCTCTCCTCATGCAGGGAGCTCCCGCCCACCCATGCCGCTGGACTCCACCCTGGCAGAGGACACCAGTCCTGTCCCCATCAGCCACAGCTCCAGGTCCAG GGTGTCCATCCCAATGGTCCGAATATTGGCCCCGGTTCTGGTGCTCTTGTCCCTTCTGCTGGCTGCAGGCCTGATTGCCTCTGGGAGCCTCTTACTCCGGTGGAGAAAGAAAG CTCAGCTGGCCCTGGAGACCCAAAAGAATGAGAAGGTCCATCTCCCAACCCTG CCCCTGGGGAACAGCTGGGTCCTTGAAGAAGCTGTGATCAACCTGTCAGGACCCACTGAGCCTCTCACCAGCCTCGAATCCTCTGCCAGCCCCTACaaggagaccctgtgcctaaaccAG ACTACAGAGGAACTGGAAGCCCCTTCCCTGGACCCCATGGAAAGCACAGTCCCAGAGCCTCTGCCCCTGATGTCTgaggaggagctgggtttctccAAGTTCATCTCAGTGTAA
- the Cd300lg gene encoding CMRF35-like molecule 9 isoform X1: MRPVVLLWSCLMLPDPQVPAPSLDSLIPVVSEPQTRSLSMGQEGFEALKGPKDISGFEGDTVSLKCTYGKEERESKKYWCKQIGFLVSRCSSTIYSGEDGQEITQGRVSICDNPQELAFTVTLRDLTLQDAGKYWCGADKLGFDETFLVSLTVFPGPCCPPSPTLFLQPLSTASLQPQAKARQTQPPALTPPDLHLAVTTAKQGKTGTEASSVTGTVPFQHAGTTTHTGTSPYAGTSAHTATSPHAGSSRPPMPLDSTLAEDTSPVPISHSSRSRVSIPMVRILAPVLVLLSLLLAAGLIASGSLLLRWRKKAQLALETQKNEKVHLPTLPLGNSWVLEEAVINLSGPTEPLTSLESSASPYKETLCLNQTTEELEAPSLDPMESTVPEPLPLMSEEELGFSKFISV; this comes from the exons ATGCGACCTGTGGTCCTGCTGTGGAGCTGCCTTATGCTCCCAG ATCCGCAGGTACCAGCTCCAAGTCTGGATTCCCTCATTCCTGTGGTCAGTGAGCCACAGACCAGATCGCTCTCCATGGGACAGGAAG GTTTTGAAGCCCTGAAAGGTCCAAAGGACATCAGCGGATTTGAAGGTGACACTGTGTCCCTGAAGTGCACGTACGGGAAAGAAGAGAGGGAGAGCAAGAAGTACTGGTGCAAGCAGATCGGGTTCCTGGTCTCCCGTTGCTCCAGCACCATCTACTCAGGAGAAGACGGCCAAGAGATAACACAGGGCAGAGTGTCCATCTGTGACAACCCCCAAGAGCTGGCATTCACTGTGACCCTGAGGGATCTCACCCTGCAGGATGCCGGGAAGTACTGGTGTGGGGCCGATAAACTGGGCTTtgatgagactttcctggtctctCTGACCGTCTTTCCAG GACCCTGCTGCCCCCCTTCCCCAACTCTCTTCTTGCAGCCTCTGTCCACAGCAAGCCTGCAGCCCCAGGCAAAAGCCCGGCAAACCCAGCCCCCAGCCCTGA CTCCTCCTGATCTCCACCTGGCAGTCACCACAGCCAAGCAGGGGAAGACAGGGACTGAGGCCTCTTCCGTCACAGGGACAGTCCCGTTCCAGCATGCAGGAACGACCACACACACAGGAACCTCTCCGTATGCAGGAACCTCTGCTCACACAGCGACCTCTCCTCATGCAGGGAGCTCCCGCCCACCCATGCCGCTGGACTCCACCCTGGCAGAGGACACCAGTCCTGTCCCCATCAGCCACAGCTCCAGGTCCAG GGTGTCCATCCCAATGGTCCGAATATTGGCCCCGGTTCTGGTGCTCTTGTCCCTTCTGCTGGCTGCAGGCCTGATTGCCTCTGGGAGCCTCTTACTCCGGTGGAGAAAGAAAG CTCAGCTGGCCCTGGAGACCCAAAAGAATGAGAAGGTCCATCTCCCAACCCTG CCCCTGGGGAACAGCTGGGTCCTTGAAGAAGCTGTGATCAACCTGTCAGGACCCACTGAGCCTCTCACCAGCCTCGAATCCTCTGCCAGCCCCTACaaggagaccctgtgcctaaaccAG ACTACAGAGGAACTGGAAGCCCCTTCCCTGGACCCCATGGAAAGCACAGTCCCAGAGCCTCTGCCCCTGATGTCTgaggaggagctgggtttctccAAGTTCATCTCAGTGTAA
- the Cd300lg gene encoding CMRF35-like molecule 9 isoform X2 — protein sequence MRPVVLLWSCLMLPGFEALKGPKDISGFEGDTVSLKCTYGKEERESKKYWCKQIGFLVSRCSSTIYSGEDGQEITQGRVSICDNPQELAFTVTLRDLTLQDAGKYWCGADKLGFDETFLVSLTVFPGPCCPPSPTLFLQPLSTASLQPQAKARQTQPPALTPPDLHLAVTTAKQGKTGTEASSVTGTVPFQHAGTTTHTGTSPYAGTSAHTATSPHAGSSRPPMPLDSTLAEDTSPVPISHSSRSRVSIPMVRILAPVLVLLSLLLAAGLIASGSLLLRWRKKAQLALETQKNEKVHLPTLPLGNSWVLEEAVINLSGPTEPLTSLESSASPYKETLCLNQTTEELEAPSLDPMESTVPEPLPLMSEEELGFSKFISV from the exons ATGCGACCTGTGGTCCTGCTGTGGAGCTGCCTTATGCTCCCAG GTTTTGAAGCCCTGAAAGGTCCAAAGGACATCAGCGGATTTGAAGGTGACACTGTGTCCCTGAAGTGCACGTACGGGAAAGAAGAGAGGGAGAGCAAGAAGTACTGGTGCAAGCAGATCGGGTTCCTGGTCTCCCGTTGCTCCAGCACCATCTACTCAGGAGAAGACGGCCAAGAGATAACACAGGGCAGAGTGTCCATCTGTGACAACCCCCAAGAGCTGGCATTCACTGTGACCCTGAGGGATCTCACCCTGCAGGATGCCGGGAAGTACTGGTGTGGGGCCGATAAACTGGGCTTtgatgagactttcctggtctctCTGACCGTCTTTCCAG GACCCTGCTGCCCCCCTTCCCCAACTCTCTTCTTGCAGCCTCTGTCCACAGCAAGCCTGCAGCCCCAGGCAAAAGCCCGGCAAACCCAGCCCCCAGCCCTGA CTCCTCCTGATCTCCACCTGGCAGTCACCACAGCCAAGCAGGGGAAGACAGGGACTGAGGCCTCTTCCGTCACAGGGACAGTCCCGTTCCAGCATGCAGGAACGACCACACACACAGGAACCTCTCCGTATGCAGGAACCTCTGCTCACACAGCGACCTCTCCTCATGCAGGGAGCTCCCGCCCACCCATGCCGCTGGACTCCACCCTGGCAGAGGACACCAGTCCTGTCCCCATCAGCCACAGCTCCAGGTCCAG GGTGTCCATCCCAATGGTCCGAATATTGGCCCCGGTTCTGGTGCTCTTGTCCCTTCTGCTGGCTGCAGGCCTGATTGCCTCTGGGAGCCTCTTACTCCGGTGGAGAAAGAAAG CTCAGCTGGCCCTGGAGACCCAAAAGAATGAGAAGGTCCATCTCCCAACCCTG CCCCTGGGGAACAGCTGGGTCCTTGAAGAAGCTGTGATCAACCTGTCAGGACCCACTGAGCCTCTCACCAGCCTCGAATCCTCTGCCAGCCCCTACaaggagaccctgtgcctaaaccAG ACTACAGAGGAACTGGAAGCCCCTTCCCTGGACCCCATGGAAAGCACAGTCCCAGAGCCTCTGCCCCTGATGTCTgaggaggagctgggtttctccAAGTTCATCTCAGTGTAA
- the Cd300lg gene encoding CMRF35-like molecule 9 isoform X4: MRPVVLLWSCLMLPGFEALKGPKDISGFEGDTVSLKCTYGKEERESKKYWCKQIGFLVSRCSSTIYSGEDGQEITQGRVSICDNPQELAFTVTLRDLTLQDAGKYWCGADKLGFDETFLVSLTVFPAPPDLHLAVTTAKQGKTGTEASSVTGTVPFQHAGTTTHTGTSPYAGTSAHTATSPHAGSSRPPMPLDSTLAEDTSPVPISHSSRSRVSIPMVRILAPVLVLLSLLLAAGLIASGSLLLRWRKKAQLALETQKNEKVHLPTLPLGNSWVLEEAVINLSGPTEPLTSLESSASPYKETLCLNQTTEELEAPSLDPMESTVPEPLPLMSEEELGFSKFISV; the protein is encoded by the exons ATGCGACCTGTGGTCCTGCTGTGGAGCTGCCTTATGCTCCCAG GTTTTGAAGCCCTGAAAGGTCCAAAGGACATCAGCGGATTTGAAGGTGACACTGTGTCCCTGAAGTGCACGTACGGGAAAGAAGAGAGGGAGAGCAAGAAGTACTGGTGCAAGCAGATCGGGTTCCTGGTCTCCCGTTGCTCCAGCACCATCTACTCAGGAGAAGACGGCCAAGAGATAACACAGGGCAGAGTGTCCATCTGTGACAACCCCCAAGAGCTGGCATTCACTGTGACCCTGAGGGATCTCACCCTGCAGGATGCCGGGAAGTACTGGTGTGGGGCCGATAAACTGGGCTTtgatgagactttcctggtctctCTGACCGTCTTTCCAG CTCCTCCTGATCTCCACCTGGCAGTCACCACAGCCAAGCAGGGGAAGACAGGGACTGAGGCCTCTTCCGTCACAGGGACAGTCCCGTTCCAGCATGCAGGAACGACCACACACACAGGAACCTCTCCGTATGCAGGAACCTCTGCTCACACAGCGACCTCTCCTCATGCAGGGAGCTCCCGCCCACCCATGCCGCTGGACTCCACCCTGGCAGAGGACACCAGTCCTGTCCCCATCAGCCACAGCTCCAGGTCCAG GGTGTCCATCCCAATGGTCCGAATATTGGCCCCGGTTCTGGTGCTCTTGTCCCTTCTGCTGGCTGCAGGCCTGATTGCCTCTGGGAGCCTCTTACTCCGGTGGAGAAAGAAAG CTCAGCTGGCCCTGGAGACCCAAAAGAATGAGAAGGTCCATCTCCCAACCCTG CCCCTGGGGAACAGCTGGGTCCTTGAAGAAGCTGTGATCAACCTGTCAGGACCCACTGAGCCTCTCACCAGCCTCGAATCCTCTGCCAGCCCCTACaaggagaccctgtgcctaaaccAG ACTACAGAGGAACTGGAAGCCCCTTCCCTGGACCCCATGGAAAGCACAGTCCCAGAGCCTCTGCCCCTGATGTCTgaggaggagctgggtttctccAAGTTCATCTCAGTGTAA